The following coding sequences are from one Mycobacterium bourgelatii window:
- a CDS encoding IS3 family transposase (programmed frameshift): MPRPYPREFRDDVVRVARSRDDGVTLDQIAADFGVHPMTLSKWMREADVDEGARPGTSTTDSAELRDARRRIKLLEQENEVLRRAAAYLSQSNLPKRLYPLVSELAADGIPVAVTCRVLKLARQPYYRWLSAPVTDSEFTEAYRANALSDAHRDDPEFGYRYLDQEACAVGEPMAERTAWRICAENKWWNVFGKKRGKNGKVGPPVHDDLVERDFTADTPNQLWLADITEHRTGEGKLYLCAIKDVFSNRIVGYCIDSRMTSHLATTALSNAVARRGDVAGCILHTDRGSQFRSRKFVHALSRYDMIGSMGRVGAAGDNAAMESFFSLLQKNVLDRRHWTTREELRIAIVTWIERTYHRRRRQAALGRLTPIEFEAIMTTPANQTA, from the exons GTGCCCAGACCCTATCCCCGCGAGTTCCGCGACGACGTCGTGCGCGTTGCCCGCAGCCGTGATGACGGCGTCACTCTCGATCAGATCGCCGCTGATTTCGGGGTGCATCCGATGACTCTGTCGAAGTGGATGCGCGAGGCTGACGTCGATGAGGGAGCCAGGCCGGGAACCAGTACCACCGATTCTGCTGAGCTGCGGGATGCCCGTCGACGGATCAAGCTGCTGGAACAGGAGAACGAGGTCTTGCGCCGCGCCGCGGCGTACCTGTCGCAGTCGAACCTGCCG AAAAGGCTTTACCCGCTCGTGAGCGAGCTCGCCGCCGACGGGATCCCCGTCGCGGTGACGTGCCGGGTACTCAAACTTGCTCGCCAGCCCTACTACCGCTGGCTGTCCGCACCGGTCACCGACAGTGAGTTCACCGAGGCCTACCGGGCCAACGCGCTGTCCGACGCCCATCGTGATGACCCGGAGTTCGGTTATCGCTATCTGGACCAGGAGGCCTGCGCGGTCGGTGAGCCGATGGCGGAGCGCACCGCCTGGCGGATCTGCGCCGAGAACAAGTGGTGGAATGTATTCGGCAAGAAGCGCGGCAAGAACGGCAAAGTGGGACCGCCGGTGCACGACGATCTGGTCGAACGCGACTTCACCGCAGATACGCCAAATCAGTTGTGGCTGGCCGACATCACCGAACACCGCACCGGCGAGGGCAAGCTCTACCTCTGTGCGATCAAGGACGTGTTCTCTAACCGGATCGTCGGCTACTGCATCGACTCCCGGATGACATCGCACTTGGCGACCACAGCGCTGAGCAACGCGGTCGCTCGCCGTGGCGATGTGGCCGGCTGCATTTTGCACACCGACCGCGGATCTCAATTCAGGTCAAGGAAATTCGTGCATGCCTTAAGTCGCTACGACATGATCGGCTCCATGGGCCGCGTCGGGGCCGCCGGCGACAACGCCGCCATGGAGAGCTTCTTCAGCCTGCTGCAGAAGAACGTTCTGGATCGCCGCCACTGGACCACACGAGAGGAACTGCGAATCGCGATCGTCACCTGGATCGAACGCACCTACCACCGCCGTCGCCGCCAAGCCGCGCTCGGGCGGTTGACCCCCATCGAATTCGAAGCAATCATGACCACACCGGCCAATCAGACCGCGTGA
- a CDS encoding 3'-5' exonuclease yields the protein MKTTVLMHDLFENSYNDLDGSVKGRVLSFMVKLQQDPNGTGLDFKHPKGAASKHVRTARVNDRYRAVLVNAGADDNNRVLWLVAVKKHDAAYKFAETLTLQVNQKTGAAELFDPIALGEALDHARAEPPSSTGAEPVMPSTVSQADLERFGVAPEVAVELKQVTTEDALQKIIEALPASQGNAVLDLAFGKAPQDVWNDLVIDEPGPIDPHDIETALKRPLSRLSFTAVDGDNEEELRAVLEGDFAKWRVWLHPLQRKLATHSGWNGPFRVTGGAGTGKTVTAIHRARFLARQLDSSGADPKVKVLFTTFTRNLAQTIEGQLIQLAGPSITYRVHVINLDALARSVVAATDSGRKFVNSSKVAAEYQLEPLWRTAAQSSKGSWDPGFLNDEWSEVVLGNGILDEAEYLRVARSGRSQRLTRPQRSDVWRAIEQFQSLLRAQGQTTFRELASRAAMALEADPSLREQFGYRHAVIDEAQDLHPAHWKLLRALVPAGTDDLFIVGDAHQRIYGRPAPLSRFGIETRGRARRLTVNYRTSREILRWSLSIADADADDLDTSSDTLAGARSVFRGPEPESLSFKSKSEEDQGLVAKIDRWIADDYSKSDIAVFVYEKNDVRDIVATLEAAGVAAEVVNESTKEEKLGDVVRVMTMHRAKGLEYRAVAIARLGSKSFPPYFVQQKQGDEREQEEKKLLRVLYVAGTRARERLALLWAGELSPLLSR from the coding sequence ATGAAAACCACCGTCCTCATGCACGATCTGTTCGAGAATTCGTACAACGACCTGGATGGAAGCGTCAAGGGGCGCGTTCTGTCGTTCATGGTGAAGCTCCAGCAGGACCCCAACGGGACCGGCCTTGATTTCAAGCACCCGAAGGGAGCCGCCAGCAAGCACGTGCGAACGGCGCGGGTGAACGACCGCTACCGCGCCGTTCTGGTCAACGCCGGTGCCGACGACAACAACAGGGTGCTTTGGCTCGTCGCGGTGAAAAAGCACGACGCCGCATACAAGTTCGCCGAAACGTTGACGCTCCAGGTAAACCAGAAGACCGGTGCTGCTGAGCTTTTCGACCCGATCGCGCTCGGTGAAGCTTTAGACCACGCACGTGCCGAACCGCCGTCGAGCACTGGCGCCGAGCCTGTCATGCCGTCCACCGTCAGCCAGGCTGACCTTGAACGGTTCGGCGTGGCGCCTGAGGTAGCTGTCGAGCTCAAGCAGGTCACGACCGAGGATGCGCTACAGAAGATCATCGAAGCGCTTCCGGCATCGCAGGGCAACGCCGTGCTCGACCTCGCCTTCGGAAAGGCCCCCCAAGACGTTTGGAACGACCTCGTCATCGACGAACCCGGTCCGATCGATCCGCATGATATCGAGACCGCGCTGAAGAGACCGCTGTCGCGCTTGAGCTTCACTGCCGTCGACGGTGACAACGAGGAGGAGCTGCGGGCTGTTCTGGAAGGAGATTTCGCCAAGTGGCGGGTATGGCTTCACCCGTTGCAGCGTAAGCTCGCAACCCACAGCGGGTGGAATGGCCCGTTCCGGGTGACCGGCGGCGCCGGCACCGGCAAGACCGTCACGGCAATCCACCGGGCGCGCTTCCTCGCCAGGCAGCTGGATTCGAGCGGAGCCGATCCAAAGGTGAAGGTCCTGTTCACCACCTTCACCCGCAATTTGGCTCAAACGATCGAGGGCCAGCTGATCCAGCTGGCAGGCCCTTCGATCACTTACAGAGTTCACGTCATCAATCTGGACGCGCTGGCACGTTCGGTTGTTGCGGCGACCGACAGCGGGCGGAAGTTCGTGAACTCTTCGAAAGTCGCTGCTGAGTACCAATTGGAGCCGCTTTGGCGCACGGCCGCGCAGTCCTCGAAGGGAAGTTGGGACCCGGGATTCCTCAATGACGAATGGTCGGAAGTGGTTCTCGGCAACGGGATCTTGGACGAAGCCGAATATCTTCGTGTGGCACGTAGCGGCCGGTCTCAACGGCTGACTCGTCCGCAACGCAGTGACGTGTGGCGCGCAATCGAACAGTTTCAGTCGCTTCTGCGTGCGCAGGGGCAGACAACGTTCAGAGAGTTGGCTTCTCGGGCCGCGATGGCACTCGAAGCCGATCCGTCGCTGCGCGAGCAGTTCGGGTACCGCCACGCGGTGATCGACGAAGCGCAAGATCTGCATCCTGCACACTGGAAACTTCTGCGCGCGTTGGTGCCCGCTGGAACCGACGACCTCTTCATCGTCGGGGACGCGCATCAGCGCATCTACGGTCGGCCAGCGCCGTTGTCCCGATTCGGTATCGAGACGCGGGGACGGGCTCGTCGGCTGACAGTCAACTACCGCACGAGCCGCGAGATCCTCAGATGGTCTCTCTCGATTGCCGACGCAGATGCTGATGACCTCGACACGTCGTCCGATACCCTTGCCGGCGCGCGGTCCGTATTCCGCGGCCCCGAGCCGGAATCACTCAGCTTCAAGTCGAAGTCCGAAGAGGACCAGGGACTCGTAGCCAAGATCGACCGGTGGATAGCCGACGACTACTCGAAGTCGGACATCGCCGTATTCGTCTACGAGAAGAACGACGTTCGCGACATCGTCGCCACCCTGGAAGCGGCCGGAGTCGCTGCCGAGGTGGTCAACGAGAGCACCAAGGAAGAGAAGCTGGGTGACGTCGTTCGCGTCATGACGATGCACCGGGCCAAAGGCCTCGAATATCGCGCTGTGGCGATAGCGCGCCTCGGATCGAAATCGTTCCCGCCCTACTTTGTGCAGCAGAAGCAAGGTGACGAACGTGAGCAAGAGGAGAAGAAGCTACTCCGGGTGTTGTACGTCGCCGGCACGCGGGCGCGGGAGCGGCTCGCGCTGCTCTGGGCGGGGGAGTTATCGCCGCTTCTCAGTCGGTGA
- the drmB gene encoding DUF1998 domain-containing protein codes for MGSPQPSSPYSGPRPTNRKPHSDWTIKRVPLTRPWLGADNEECGEVPRALQRGASNVWYPAVRSSISIPPYSEALSKFVDPHWLVLSDPDVVTPALLAKIADSSNGRFTVEQIVIEIERRRGEEREDDDLSEARLRSGEYRALIDGRPDDDPDADFVCLPRDVPAVFDDLITDVRKVTRLREVRALYGFTRLDGGVESNLCALSATRKNWLPAIQVIGEGIFIAFDRQRLENWANRPFARERARMLKVVADRNAAEYGHPPKHIDIVEVALHTLAHIIIDQLSLDAGYPAAALRERLYVDDDMAGLLIYTASSDSAGSLGGVAAMAETDQLGNALGEGLVRLSWCSSDPVCIESRGSGSDALNLAACHACVLVPETSCEKNNSFLDRALLFGTRDGGNESEGIFSEFVANAIGA; via the coding sequence ATGGGCTCACCCCAGCCGAGTTCGCCCTACAGTGGACCACGACCCACCAACCGCAAGCCGCATAGCGACTGGACCATCAAACGGGTCCCCCTCACCCGCCCCTGGCTCGGTGCCGACAACGAGGAATGTGGCGAGGTCCCGAGGGCTCTGCAGCGTGGCGCGTCCAATGTTTGGTATCCGGCGGTCAGGTCCTCCATCTCGATACCTCCGTACTCGGAGGCTTTGTCGAAGTTCGTCGATCCGCATTGGTTGGTGTTGTCAGATCCAGATGTCGTAACTCCCGCGCTTTTGGCAAAGATTGCAGACTCATCGAACGGCAGGTTCACCGTCGAGCAGATCGTCATCGAGATCGAACGTCGCCGTGGTGAGGAGCGCGAGGATGACGACCTGTCGGAAGCGAGACTGCGCTCAGGCGAATACCGAGCACTCATCGACGGCCGCCCCGACGACGACCCGGACGCTGACTTCGTCTGCTTGCCACGCGATGTACCCGCGGTCTTCGATGACCTGATCACCGACGTCCGTAAGGTCACGCGGCTCCGCGAAGTCCGTGCGTTGTACGGCTTCACCAGGCTCGACGGAGGCGTGGAATCAAATCTTTGTGCGTTGTCTGCTACCCGCAAAAACTGGCTTCCTGCGATTCAGGTGATCGGTGAAGGCATCTTCATCGCATTCGACCGGCAAAGGCTTGAGAACTGGGCGAACAGGCCCTTTGCGCGGGAACGTGCACGCATGCTCAAGGTGGTGGCCGACAGGAATGCGGCTGAATACGGTCACCCACCCAAACACATCGACATCGTCGAGGTCGCACTGCACACCTTGGCCCACATCATCATCGACCAGTTGTCACTCGACGCCGGCTACCCGGCAGCCGCGCTGCGTGAGCGTCTTTACGTCGATGACGACATGGCGGGCTTGTTGATCTACACCGCAAGCTCTGATTCTGCTGGGAGCCTTGGTGGCGTCGCCGCTATGGCCGAAACCGATCAGCTTGGAAATGCGTTGGGAGAGGGACTGGTACGGCTTTCGTGGTGCTCGTCTGATCCTGTCTGCATCGAGTCGAGGGGTTCGGGTAGTGATGCGCTGAATCTGGCGGCATGTCATGCATGTGTGCTTGTTCCCGAAACTTCCTGTGAGAAGAACAACTCGTTCCTCGATCGGGCGCTCCTGTTCGGAACTCGGGACGGGGGTAACGAATCTGAAGGTATCTTCAGCGAATTCGTCGCCAATGCCATTGGCGCATGA
- a CDS encoding IS3 family transposase (programmed frameshift), translating into MATNKRRRHTPDQIIRKLAEGNKLLGTGQQLSEVCRHLEITESTWHRWVAQYGGMKASDAKRLKELEAENARLKKLVANQALDIDMLKEIFVGKLLTPNRKRSAAAMLRERFGVSERRACAVVGIHRSTMRLQPAPISDEEAQLRAWLRKFSTQRPRWGWRRAAIAARRAGWKVNNKRIRRLWRQEGLRVPQRRRKKRLTGIGAQVGAMCPIRPNAIWAMDFQFDTTADGRTLKMLNVIDEFTRQALAIEVDRAINADGVVDVLDRLALMHGAPAYVRFDNGPEFIAHAVNDWCRFNGTGSLFIDPGSPWQNAWIESFNGRLRDELLNSWRFDSLQEAQIIIEDWRIDYNANRPHSAHNGLTPAEFALQWTTTHQPQAA; encoded by the exons ATGGCAACGAACAAGCGCCGGCGGCACACGCCGGATCAGATCATCCGCAAGCTCGCCGAGGGCAACAAGCTCCTTGGGACCGGGCAGCAACTCAGCGAGGTGTGTCGCCACCTTGAGATCACCGAGTCGACCTGGCATCGCTGGGTCGCCCAGTACGGCGGGATGAAGGCCAGCGACGCCAAGCGACTCAAGGAACTTGAGGCCGAAAACGCCCGGCTCAAGAAGCTGGTCGCCAACCAGGCCCTTGACATCGACATGCTCAAGGAGATCT TCGTCGGGAAACTTCTGACCCCGAACCGCAAGCGCAGCGCCGCGGCGATGCTGCGCGAGCGGTTCGGGGTCTCTGAACGGCGGGCGTGTGCGGTGGTCGGCATCCACCGTTCCACCATGCGTCTGCAACCAGCGCCGATCAGCGATGAGGAGGCCCAGTTGCGGGCCTGGCTACGCAAGTTTTCCACCCAGCGGCCCCGCTGGGGATGGCGCCGTGCTGCGATCGCGGCACGGCGAGCTGGCTGGAAGGTCAACAACAAGCGCATCCGCCGCCTGTGGCGCCAGGAGGGCCTACGAGTTCCGCAGCGCCGCAGGAAGAAACGCTTGACCGGCATCGGTGCGCAGGTCGGGGCGATGTGCCCGATCCGCCCGAATGCGATCTGGGCGATGGATTTTCAGTTCGACACCACCGCCGACGGACGAACGTTGAAGATGCTCAACGTAATCGATGAGTTCACCCGCCAAGCCCTGGCGATCGAGGTCGACCGGGCCATCAACGCCGACGGCGTGGTCGACGTCCTTGACCGTCTGGCCCTGATGCATGGGGCACCGGCCTACGTGCGGTTCGACAACGGACCCGAGTTCATCGCCCATGCTGTCAACGACTGGTGCCGCTTCAACGGCACCGGCTCGCTATTCATCGATCCCGGATCCCCCTGGCAGAACGCCTGGATCGAGTCATTCAACGGCCGACTGCGCGACGAATTGCTCAACTCCTGGCGCTTCGACTCCCTGCAAGAAGCCCAAATCATCATCGAAGATTGGAGAATCGACTACAACGCCAACCGGCCTCACTCCGCCCACAATGGGCTCACCCCAGCCGAGTTCGCCCTACAGTGGACCACGACCCACCAACCGCAAGCCGCATAG
- a CDS encoding helicase-related protein translates to MITESDPLGRKYAFRDGIVRELQRDLVGPSNTDDDANEVITELPLDRYVVGVLWPADEEVQEAPDPDSDDPADSEGDDDTPVSQALMRYPSSMGLTFTVDTARVTSVQVDLHVAQYIPSDEKAETSESGRATKGRQDRPAEWLRVPTAIEPITLDIAENRTEYREVAPQLQLYAYIRQPKDGAVTVSLALRNTKTKQKGLWRDAFAWFQVGITVTTAVAAIMDRTQPQLSSTDRDLRSAALLYRNARVFAIGHGCAATWDRTPLPYVSSVETTYIPQVEVHRARPRKLPSVDLRMSTLAEASDEVVLENLRAMVSEYRSWISNLDQAVSEGKTDVPERLNEVVADHIADAEAAAARIEAGIDLLASDPQVFKAFRLANQAMQTQRARQDWVRGGAKGRVDPGVDQSWYPFQIAYILLNLPGLSDNGHEERGLADLLWFPTGGGKTEAYLGLIAFIILLRRLRDPEVSGVAVIMRYTLRLLTIQQFERATMLMCALERLRLERKDLGVEHFSIGLWVGSKATPNSLDEARRALNHLRAGQDLTENNPVQLTQCPWCGQEMDHTNYSVEKQPVRRLVIACRTASCDFRSGLPAYVVDEDIYRVRPELVLGTVDKFAAMAWDERVRALFSRDGAGAPPDLIIQDELHLISGPLGSIVGLYEIAVDAACGIRLGDNGPSVGRPKVIASTATIRRADRQISAVFDREARQFPPPGIDPDESFFGEPAPRDTLGTRMYVGVMSGGTSHATLLVRTYGALLQAAQDLDGDDETRDPYWTLLGYFNSLRVLGSAVLQVDADVRDRLKVVAGRNNTIPRTIRNVVELTSREPSSEIPNSLKGLEDEYPSKEADDVVLATNMISVGLDIDRLGLMAVMGQPQSSAEYIQATSRVGRKHPGLVVTILNSARSRDRSHYESFLPFHQSLYRAVEATSATPFAARARDRGLHGVLVALARLLIDELAPDGAAHLADDNYDALTELVKIIAQRVSNTAEEEIDATIDEVDELLEVWTTEAAAKPNMRYNNPRNAQAALLVEAGAGLVEDYSKNEAPWPTLRSMRDVDAESGLYLIPFGRKSQ, encoded by the coding sequence ATGATCACCGAAAGTGATCCGCTGGGTCGCAAGTATGCCTTCCGCGACGGGATCGTGCGTGAACTCCAACGAGACTTGGTTGGGCCCAGCAATACGGACGACGACGCAAACGAAGTCATCACCGAACTACCTCTTGACCGATACGTCGTCGGCGTGCTTTGGCCGGCAGATGAAGAAGTGCAAGAAGCACCCGACCCTGACAGCGACGATCCCGCTGACTCCGAAGGTGATGACGACACTCCGGTGTCACAGGCTCTAATGCGGTATCCGAGCTCGATGGGCTTGACTTTCACCGTCGACACCGCGCGTGTCACCAGCGTCCAAGTCGATTTGCACGTGGCGCAATACATACCATCCGACGAGAAAGCTGAGACTTCCGAGTCGGGACGGGCTACCAAGGGCCGGCAAGACAGACCGGCCGAGTGGTTGCGGGTGCCGACCGCGATCGAACCGATCACATTGGATATCGCTGAGAACCGAACTGAGTACCGCGAAGTGGCACCACAGCTACAGCTATACGCATACATTCGTCAACCCAAGGACGGCGCCGTCACGGTATCACTCGCTCTTCGCAACACCAAGACGAAGCAGAAGGGGTTGTGGCGAGACGCTTTCGCCTGGTTTCAGGTGGGAATCACCGTTACGACGGCTGTGGCGGCGATCATGGACAGGACTCAGCCGCAGCTGTCGAGCACCGATCGGGATCTGAGGTCGGCGGCTTTGCTGTACAGAAATGCCCGCGTTTTCGCGATCGGACATGGCTGCGCGGCGACGTGGGATAGAACGCCTCTACCCTACGTGTCTTCTGTTGAGACCACCTACATTCCGCAAGTCGAGGTACACCGTGCTCGGCCCAGGAAGCTACCAAGTGTCGACCTCCGCATGTCGACTCTTGCCGAAGCTTCAGACGAGGTGGTGTTGGAGAACCTTCGGGCGATGGTGAGCGAATACCGTTCGTGGATAAGCAATCTCGATCAAGCGGTCAGCGAGGGGAAAACGGATGTTCCTGAGCGACTGAACGAAGTAGTTGCCGACCACATCGCAGACGCCGAGGCCGCGGCGGCCCGTATCGAAGCCGGGATCGACCTGTTGGCCTCTGACCCGCAGGTGTTCAAAGCCTTTCGGCTAGCAAACCAAGCAATGCAGACGCAGCGAGCCCGTCAGGACTGGGTTCGAGGAGGTGCCAAGGGTCGTGTCGACCCGGGCGTAGACCAGAGCTGGTATCCGTTCCAGATCGCGTACATCCTCCTCAACCTTCCCGGTCTCTCGGACAATGGGCATGAGGAGCGCGGGCTGGCTGACTTGCTGTGGTTTCCCACAGGTGGTGGAAAGACGGAGGCGTACCTCGGCCTTATCGCCTTCATCATCCTTCTGCGCCGGCTCCGGGACCCAGAGGTGTCCGGCGTCGCAGTCATCATGCGCTACACACTCAGGCTGTTGACCATCCAGCAGTTTGAACGGGCGACGATGTTGATGTGTGCGCTCGAACGCCTGCGCCTCGAGCGTAAAGACCTTGGTGTCGAACATTTTTCGATTGGACTCTGGGTGGGTTCGAAGGCAACTCCAAATAGCCTCGATGAGGCTCGACGAGCACTGAACCATCTTCGAGCGGGTCAGGATCTGACCGAGAACAATCCCGTTCAACTGACGCAGTGCCCATGGTGCGGACAGGAGATGGACCACACCAACTATTCCGTCGAGAAACAACCCGTGCGCAGGCTGGTGATCGCTTGCAGGACAGCATCCTGCGATTTCCGTTCCGGATTGCCCGCGTACGTAGTCGACGAGGACATCTATCGCGTACGTCCGGAGTTGGTTCTCGGCACGGTGGACAAGTTCGCGGCGATGGCGTGGGATGAGCGGGTCCGCGCATTGTTCTCGCGCGATGGTGCGGGCGCGCCGCCGGACTTGATCATTCAGGATGAATTGCATTTGATATCGGGACCCCTCGGCTCCATCGTCGGTCTGTACGAGATCGCGGTGGATGCTGCCTGTGGGATTCGTTTGGGAGACAATGGGCCATCAGTCGGGCGCCCGAAGGTCATTGCGTCGACAGCTACGATCCGCCGGGCAGATCGACAGATCAGCGCCGTATTCGATCGTGAGGCTAGACAGTTTCCTCCTCCGGGGATCGACCCCGATGAGTCGTTCTTCGGTGAGCCTGCGCCACGCGACACGCTCGGCACTCGGATGTATGTAGGTGTGATGAGTGGGGGAACGAGCCATGCCACGTTGTTGGTGCGCACGTACGGTGCCCTCCTGCAGGCAGCTCAGGATCTGGATGGTGACGATGAGACACGTGATCCGTACTGGACATTGCTCGGCTATTTCAACAGCCTTCGCGTTCTTGGCAGCGCGGTCCTCCAGGTGGACGCGGATGTTCGTGACCGCTTGAAAGTTGTTGCTGGGAGGAATAATACGATTCCTCGAACTATCCGCAACGTGGTCGAGTTGACCAGTCGCGAGCCTTCGTCGGAGATTCCGAACTCTTTGAAAGGTTTGGAAGATGAGTACCCATCCAAAGAGGCTGATGATGTTGTGTTGGCTACCAACATGATCTCCGTCGGACTCGACATCGACAGACTCGGGCTCATGGCAGTGATGGGGCAGCCGCAATCGAGTGCCGAATACATTCAGGCCACTAGCCGGGTGGGACGTAAGCACCCGGGCCTGGTTGTCACCATTCTCAATTCGGCTCGCTCGCGAGACCGCTCTCACTATGAGAGTTTTCTCCCGTTCCATCAGTCGCTTTACCGTGCTGTCGAGGCCACTAGCGCGACGCCGTTCGCGGCCCGTGCCCGTGACCGTGGATTACACGGGGTACTGGTGGCGCTTGCGCGGCTCCTTATCGATGAGCTGGCACCCGACGGTGCGGCTCATCTTGCTGACGACAATTACGACGCACTCACAGAACTCGTGAAGATCATCGCCCAACGAGTCAGCAATACAGCGGAAGAAGAAATCGACGCCACGATCGATGAGGTGGACGAACTACTCGAGGTGTGGACGACGGAGGCGGCTGCCAAGCCGAACATGCGCTACAACAATCCCAGAAATGCGCAGGCGGCTTTACTGGTCGAGGCGGGTGCCGGCCTCGTCGAGGATTATTCAAAGAACGAGGCACCGTGGCCGACGCTGCGAAGCATGCGAGATGTCGACGCTGAAAGCGGCCTCTATCTGATCCCCTTTGGGAGGAAGTCACAGTGA
- a CDS encoding UvrD-helicase domain-containing protein, with the protein MKAAEIALNDAQRDVVEAPIEERLLVIAGAGQGKTEVVALRIDHLVQEEDISASAQVLVLSFSRAAVTAVKTRLSAREVPAANVRTFDSFAGQIILDAEEEPTGSFEARIRRATQLIRESDDARESIVDLRHIVIDEVQDLVGDRADLVLEILRAASDDVGITALGDPLQGIFDFVLDESRSKTSSTAVIEALKNEFGCTEVQLGENYRARGKGPKKVVKLGERLRATDDPETAEDLISELQSTLLDLGEFDEWVDMVAKDGVTTAILCATNSDVLRVSRHLSDHGIRHAVRRQAQDFGAVNWIGRTLTSLSGQTVDRSEVEEALARSLDRAHIDQAWFLLKSVAADKRGRDALNLGRLRHSIRTNMLPLTLTEPDSANVIVSTVHRAKGLEFDRVFLVAPNYEHENDENEWAIIRREYVALSRARDDIYICWLPQPRSSFENMRWLPGRRVERVFNRKTRKKRVKAFEFLYDDVDVSEPTAGGGLDAADVQENLRGDDLVGANVEAFLDHERSTSFLPSYLLTTEEGYLLGRTSESFNMAFNTVFGRRGGGVFPGRLYGLTLVSVETVAGEPRKTERLDVGRSGLWLAPRITGLVEPDWKTMEEVE; encoded by the coding sequence GTGAAGGCCGCAGAGATAGCGCTCAACGATGCCCAGCGGGATGTGGTAGAGGCACCGATAGAAGAACGTTTGCTGGTGATCGCGGGCGCTGGGCAAGGTAAAACCGAGGTCGTCGCGCTCCGTATCGACCACCTGGTGCAGGAAGAAGATATCTCCGCATCGGCTCAAGTCCTTGTGTTGAGCTTCTCCCGCGCAGCAGTGACAGCCGTCAAGACCCGACTGAGTGCACGAGAGGTGCCGGCAGCGAACGTCCGGACATTCGACTCGTTCGCAGGCCAGATTATCCTGGACGCTGAGGAAGAGCCGACCGGCAGCTTTGAGGCCCGTATCCGCAGGGCTACACAACTGATCCGCGAATCAGACGACGCCCGTGAATCGATAGTCGACCTCCGCCACATCGTGATCGACGAGGTCCAGGACTTGGTCGGAGACCGGGCCGACCTTGTGCTCGAGATCTTGCGTGCAGCAAGCGATGACGTCGGGATTACAGCACTAGGCGATCCGTTGCAAGGCATATTCGACTTCGTGTTGGACGAGTCGCGCAGCAAGACGTCATCGACCGCGGTCATCGAGGCTCTCAAGAACGAGTTTGGTTGCACTGAAGTCCAGCTCGGCGAGAATTACCGTGCCAGAGGAAAAGGCCCGAAAAAGGTAGTCAAGCTGGGTGAGCGACTTCGAGCGACTGACGATCCGGAAACTGCTGAAGATCTTATTTCTGAGCTGCAATCCACGCTGTTGGATCTTGGGGAGTTCGACGAGTGGGTCGACATGGTTGCGAAGGATGGAGTAACGACAGCGATCTTGTGCGCCACCAACTCTGATGTCCTGCGGGTGTCGCGACATCTCAGTGATCACGGCATTCGCCATGCCGTACGCCGGCAGGCTCAAGATTTCGGCGCAGTCAACTGGATCGGCAGAACGCTAACATCATTGTCGGGCCAGACTGTCGATCGATCGGAGGTCGAAGAGGCGCTGGCCCGGTCACTCGATCGGGCACACATCGATCAGGCCTGGTTCCTGCTCAAGTCCGTTGCCGCCGACAAGCGGGGTCGGGACGCGCTCAATTTGGGACGGTTGCGCCACTCGATCCGAACCAACATGCTGCCACTCACGCTCACTGAGCCTGATTCCGCGAACGTCATCGTATCGACGGTCCATCGCGCGAAGGGCCTCGAATTCGACCGCGTGTTTCTGGTTGCTCCCAACTACGAGCACGAGAACGACGAGAACGAGTGGGCGATCATCCGGCGTGAGTACGTCGCACTGAGTCGTGCCAGGGACGACATCTATATCTGCTGGCTGCCGCAGCCCCGCTCATCGTTCGAAAACATGCGATGGCTACCGGGACGACGCGTCGAAAGGGTGTTCAACCGAAAAACCCGTAAGAAGCGCGTCAAAGCATTCGAATTTCTATACGACGACGTGGACGTCAGTGAGCCGACCGCTGGTGGCGGACTCGACGCCGCCGATGTCCAGGAAAACCTTCGGGGCGACGATCTCGTGGGCGCCAATGTCGAGGCTTTCTTGGACCACGAGAGGAGCACTTCGTTTCTCCCGTCCTACCTCCTGACCACAGAAGAGGGTTACCTTTTGGGTCGCACGAGTGAGAGCTTCAATATGGCGTTCAACACGGTATTCGGGCGTAGGGGCGGAGGGGTCTTCCCCGGAAGGCTATACGGGCTCACCCTGGTCTCGGTCGAGACGGTTGCCGGCGAGCCACGGAAGACCGAACGTCTCGACGTCGGCCGGTCTGGGTTGTGGCTGGCACCCCGCATAACCGGGCTCGTGGAACCCGACTGGAAGACGATGGAGGAAGTCGAATGA